A single region of the Chelmon rostratus isolate fCheRos1 chromosome 5, fCheRos1.pri, whole genome shotgun sequence genome encodes:
- the LOC121606884 gene encoding LOW QUALITY PROTEIN: zinc finger MIZ domain-containing protein 2-like (The sequence of the model RefSeq protein was modified relative to this genomic sequence to represent the inferred CDS: deleted 1 base in 1 codon) translates to MNPLNQMKAGLANNPHSDGSYPYDPSSWQQPTNQPTGSLSVVTTVWGVTNPSASQGLGGGVMGPGANPGGGPMMQGPGGPGMAGGPGGYMGQQGYGEPSKGYMNQGMYGRTTGGYAGGPGGYTGSYPSNPGGSRGSADFTQAAAAAAVAAAAATATATATATVAAIQEKQNQEMNYGQMGGPAYNNQFMAHSGPRGPPGMAPGGMGPGPGPTRGPPSMGPMYGPGGGPQRVPQHPNYGPGPQQGHLRPPQGLKRPYSSESFPGMSQQYGVPVGSSVNVMSGPGGAGGSIPGSGGGGHAGPGPGPYSGPGMQYHAGPGGPGPAPPRSGSSPSYQTHKMPLQQYPPSGPPNSQYYKQDHFNGQGGGLNSLTTGGAGGVYNSFNQPSGPGRGLPGYPSSPVPGNPTPPITPSNSMAPPYMSPGNSDIKPTPSSFLPDIKPNMAGLPPPPPTGNPSDDLRLTFPVRDGVVLEPFRLEHNLAVSNHVFQLRDSVYKTLIMRPDLELQFKCYHHEDRQMNTNWPASVQVSVNATPLTIERGDNKTSHKPLYLKQVCQPGRNTIQITVTACCCSHLFVLQLVHRPSVRSVLQGLMKKRLLPAEHCVTKIKRNFSSGSIPGTPGLNGEDGVEQTAIRVSLKCPITFRRIQLPARGHDCRHIQCFDLESYLQLNCERGTWRCPVCNKTALLEGLEVDQYMLGILIYVQNSEYEEITIDPVCSWKPVPVKPDIHVKEESDGPVLKRCRTLSPSHMVLPSVMEMIASLGPAPSSATSSSPMPFTSLPAGGSNNSGNTPDYPGPAPSYPSQSAGFSDFTGPGTPGVGGDFSSPGPPPLSYQSELSSALLTPDKPPPHPLAVQMSVTGRLDSTSHGAPLSQQQSQGLHGNSQLGGSNQMMQRSNQNPRLQGDGSFGLGGSAEVPEPSLDLLPELTNPDELLSYLGPPDLPNNNNDDLLSLFENN, encoded by the exons ATGAACCCTCTGAACCAGATGAAGGCTGGACTGGCCAACAAcccacacag tgacgGTTCATACCCCTATGACCCCTCCAGCTGGCAGCAGCCCACCAATCAGCCCACAGGATCCCTCTCCGTCGTTACCACCGTCTGGGGAGTGACCAATCCCTCGGCCAGCCAG GGTCTTGGTGGGGGGGTGATGGGGCCTGGGGCCAACCCTGGAGGAGGACCCATGATGCAGGGCCCCGGGGGTCCGGGCATGGCAGGAGGGCCCGGAGGCTACATGGGTCAGCAGGGCTACGGAGAGCCCAGCAAAGGCTACATGAACCAGGGCATGTATGGCCGGACGACGGGGGGCTACGCCGGAGGACCG GGGGGGTACACAGGGAG TTACCCGTCAAACCCCGGAGGCTCCAGAGGttcagctgatttcactcaggccgccgccgctgctgccgtcgccgccgccgccgccacgGCGACCGCCACTGCCACAGCAACTGTCGCTGCCATCCAGGAGAAACAAAACCAGGAAATGAACTATGGGcag atgggAGGTCCAGCCTATAACAACCAGTTCATGGCCCACTCTGGCCCCCGCGGCCCCCCTGGCATGGCTCCTGGAGGTATGGGCCCTGGGCCTGGACCTACTAGGGGCCCTCCCTCAATGGGCCCCATGTATGGCCCCGGAGGCGGCCCCCAGAGGGTCCCTCAGCATCCAAACTATGGCCCTGGACCCCAGCAGGGCCACCTGAGGCCCCCACAGGGCCTAAAACGGCCCTACAGCTCTGAG TCTTTCCCGGGAATGTCTCAGCAGTACGGCGTTCCGGTCGGTTCCAGTGTCAACGTGATGTCGGGTCCCGGTGGGGCCGGCGGTTCAATTCCAGGTTCAGGTGGAGGCGGTCACGCCGGCCCCGGCCCCGGCCCGTACTCTGGCCCCGGCATGCAGTACCATGCAG gtcCTGGTGGTCCAGGCCCCGCCCCACCACGCTCCGGCTCCTCCCCCTCTTACCAGACTCATAAGATGCCCCTCCAACAGTATCCCCCCTCTGGCCCGCCCAACTCACAGTACTACAAg caggatCACTTTAACGGTCAGGGTGGAGGTTTAAACTCTCTGACAACAGGGGGCGCCGGTGGTGTCTACAACTCCTTCAACCAACCATCTGGG CCCGGTCGAGGGTTGCCAGGTTACCCCTCCTCTCCGGTTCCTGGAAACCCGACCCCGCCCATCACCCCCAGCAACTCCATGGCCCCGCCCTACATGTCGCCAGGCAACAGTGACATCAAGCCGACAccctcttccttcctgcctGACATCAAACCAAACATGGCTGgcctgccccctcctcctcctacag GTAACCCTAGCGACGACCTGCGGCTGACCTTCCCGGTGCGCGATGGTGTGGTCCTGGAGCCCTTCAGATTAGAGCACAACCTGGCTGTCAGCAACCACGTCTTCCAGCTGCGAGACTCCGTCTACAAAACCCTCATCATGAG accGGACCTGGAGCTCCAGTTCAAGTGTTACCACCACGAGGACCGACAGATGAACACCAACTGGCCCGCCTCCGTCCAG gtgaGTGTGAACGCAACTCCTCTCACCATCGAGCGAGGCGACAACAAAACTTCCCATAAGCCTTTGTACCTGAAGCAAGTGTGTCAGCCGGGCAGGAACACCATCCAGATCACCGTGACCGCCTGCTGCTGC TCGCACCTGTTTGTCCTCCAGCTGGTCCACCGTCCGTCGGTCCGCTCGGTGCTGCAGGGTCTGATGAAGAAGAGgctgctgcctgcagaacaTTGTGTCACCAAGA TAAAGAGGAACTTCAGCAGCGGCTCCATCCCCGGGACTCCCGGGCTAAACGGAGAGGACGGCGTCGAGCAGACCGCCATCAGAGTCTCGTTAAAATGTCCCATCACGTTCCGCCGCATCCAGCTGCCCGCCAGAGGTCACGACTGCAGACACATACAG tgTTTTGATCTGGAGTCGTACCTGCAGCTGAACTGTGAGAGGGGAACATGGAGATGTCCTGTTTGCAA taaAACAGCTCTGTTGGAAGGTCTGGAGGTGGATCAGTACATGTTGGGAATCCTCATCTACGTTCAGAA ctcGGAGTACGAGGAGATCACCATCGACCCGGTGTGCAGCTGGAAGCCGGTTCCCGTGAAGCCGGACATCCACGTGAAGGAAGAGTCTGACGGTCCGGTGTTGAAGCGCTGCCGGACGCTCAGCCCCAGTCACATGGTCCTGCCCAGCGTCATGGAGATGATTGCATCACTAGGCCCAGCCCCTTCCTCTGCCACTTCCTCCTCCCCAATGCCCTTTACCTCCctgcctgcagggggcagcaacAACAGCGGCAACACACCGGACTACCCGGGACCAG CTCCGTCCTATCCCAGCCAGTCTGCCGGTTTCTCCGACTTCACTGGTCCCGGGACTCCGGGGGTCGGGGGGGACTTCTCCTCCCCCggtcctccccctctctcctacCAGTCGGAGCTCTCCAGCGCCCTCCTCACCCCCGACAAGCCCCCTCCCCACCCACTGGCTGTACAG atGTCCGTCACGGGCCGTCTGGACTCCACTTCCCATGGTGCTCCTCTCTCCCAGCAGCAGTCGCAGGGTCTCCATGGCAACTCCCAACTTGGAGGTAGCAACCAGATGATGCAGCGTAGCAACCAGAATCCCCGTCTCCAAGGCGACGGCTCCTTTGGTCTCGGGGGGTCTGCGGAGGTTCCAGAACCATCTCTGGAT ctgcTTCCTGAGCTGACCAACCCTGACGAGCTGCTGTCGTACCTCGGACCTCCGGACCTCCCGAACAACAACAACGACGACCTGCTGTCGCTGTTCGAGaacaactga